A DNA window from Thermodesulfobacteriota bacterium contains the following coding sequences:
- a CDS encoding response regulator encodes MGSEGKRKVLLMDDEEMVRSVVGEMLKMFGHEVEFARDGKEAIDLYVKAKESDQPFSAVIVDLNVPGGMGGREAVEELRRIDSGLKAVVSSGHSSDPVVTNYREYGFDAVISKPFRVSDLGDTLRMLDCGP; translated from the coding sequence TTGGGATCCGAGGGGAAGCGAAAAGTCCTGTTGATGGACGACGAGGAAATGGTGAGGTCGGTCGTCGGAGAAATGCTGAAGATGTTCGGTCACGAGGTGGAGTTCGCCAGGGACGGTAAGGAAGCCATCGACCTGTACGTGAAGGCGAAGGAATCCGACCAGCCCTTCTCCGCGGTGATCGTCGACCTGAACGTCCCCGGCGGGATGGGGGGGAGGGAGGCCGTGGAGGAGCTCCGCAGGATCGACTCCGGCCTGAAAGCCGTCGTCTCCAGCGGTCATTCGAGCGACCCCGTCGTGACGAACTACCGGGAATACGGCTTCGACGCCGTGATCTCCAAGCCGTTCCGCGTCTCGGATCTCGGCGACACCCTGCGGATGCTGGATTGCGGGCCCTGA
- the lpxC gene encoding UDP-3-O-acyl-N-acetylglucosamine deacetylase, producing MSGTGPILIVDDEASIRQSLEGVLADEGYSCILAGDGAEAIARLRDSRPALVLLDIWMPGMDGLETLRRIKEESPRTPVVMMSGHATISTAIRATKDGAADFIEKPLEIETVLNAIRRALGSGEGAAEAGGGEASVPAGLHDAAELPELKTVVFAKQALPGDRMPQRTLARGAVMYGQGLHSGKKSGLIFEPLGPGSGIHFAGVSDNRPIPAHIDFVGSTGWATTIRLGTTQAATIEHVMSALNAYGISNLLVKCDGEVPVLDGSAVEICNLIEEVGMVEQKGDWRRIALSEPIQVDSGKASIRLEPFDGFEIDYTLEYPAPVGKQRFVFRLGDPSDFRREIAPARTFGFARDIGALQKQGLALGGRFDNFVLFGDEGPINGALRFPDEPVRHKILDAFGDFYLLGRRLQARVIARMTGHSHNIALLKKVRELM from the coding sequence ATGTCCGGAACCGGACCGATCCTGATCGTCGACGACGAAGCGAGCATCCGGCAGTCGCTGGAAGGCGTCCTGGCCGACGAGGGATATTCCTGCATCCTGGCGGGGGACGGGGCCGAGGCGATAGCGCGGCTCCGGGATTCGCGGCCGGCGCTCGTGCTTCTCGATATCTGGATGCCGGGCATGGACGGCCTCGAGACGTTGCGCCGGATCAAGGAGGAGAGCCCCCGCACCCCCGTCGTCATGATGAGCGGGCACGCGACGATCTCGACCGCGATCCGCGCCACGAAGGACGGCGCCGCCGATTTCATCGAGAAGCCGCTGGAGATCGAGACGGTGCTGAACGCCATCCGCCGCGCGCTCGGGTCCGGCGAGGGCGCGGCGGAAGCGGGCGGGGGAGAGGCCTCCGTGCCGGCCGGCCTTCACGATGCAGCCGAGCTTCCCGAGCTGAAGACCGTGGTGTTCGCGAAGCAGGCGCTTCCCGGCGACCGGATGCCGCAGAGGACGCTCGCCCGCGGGGCGGTGATGTACGGGCAGGGGCTCCACTCGGGGAAGAAGAGCGGGCTGATCTTCGAGCCGCTCGGGCCCGGATCCGGGATCCATTTCGCCGGCGTCTCGGACAACCGGCCGATCCCGGCGCACATCGATTTCGTCGGGTCGACCGGATGGGCCACGACGATCCGCCTCGGGACCACCCAGGCGGCCACCATCGAGCACGTCATGTCCGCGCTGAACGCGTACGGGATCTCCAACCTGCTCGTCAAGTGCGACGGGGAGGTTCCGGTCCTGGACGGCTCCGCCGTCGAGATCTGCAACCTGATCGAGGAAGTCGGAATGGTGGAGCAGAAGGGGGACTGGCGGCGGATCGCGCTTTCGGAGCCGATCCAGGTCGATTCGGGGAAGGCGTCGATCCGGCTGGAGCCGTTCGACGGGTTCGAGATCGATTACACGCTCGAGTACCCCGCGCCCGTCGGGAAGCAGCGCTTCGTATTCCGCCTCGGCGACCCGTCGGACTTCCGCAGGGAGATCGCCCCGGCCCGGACCTTCGGATTCGCCAGGGACATCGGCGCGCTGCAGAAGCAGGGACTTGCGCTGGGAGGCCGCTTCGACAACTTCGTCCTGTTCGGGGACGAGGGGCCGATCAACGGAGCGCTCCGGTTTCCGGACGAGCCCGTCCGCCACAAGATCCTCGACGCGTTCGGCGACTTCTACCTCCTCGGGCGGCGCCTCCAGGCGAGGGTGATCGCCCGCATGACGGGGCATTCGCACAACATCGCCCTGCTGAAGAAGGTCCGCGAGCTGATGTGA
- a CDS encoding TRAP transporter substrate-binding protein translates to MRTRTPIHLFLAALAAGILCAPVPASAAADAPIKLTYANFPPAPTFPCVQMEHWAREVEKRTAGKVKVQTFPGGTLLPAKNILDGVISGLADIGNFAMSYQPGRFPLSEAIDLPLGFTSSRVASLTLYDLMEKYKPKEFDQVKILALFTCPPTNFMTRTPVKSLADLKGMELRVAGTSAEIVKRLGGIPVAMPQSETPEAIQKGVVKGIVSSMEILQDFKFAAYTPNATVANLPVVSFAVVMNKQKWDSLPADVKKVLDDMRREHSLWTGNYVDGHVEEALGWSKKSYGLQVHTLPASEAETVKGLLRPLTEDYIKRVTALGLPGDQIVADALALKKKHELQK, encoded by the coding sequence ATGCGAACGAGAACGCCGATTCACCTCTTCCTCGCGGCCCTTGCGGCCGGAATCCTCTGCGCGCCCGTACCCGCCTCCGCCGCCGCGGACGCGCCGATCAAGCTCACCTACGCCAACTTCCCGCCCGCCCCCACCTTCCCCTGCGTGCAGATGGAGCACTGGGCGCGGGAGGTGGAGAAGCGGACCGCGGGGAAGGTGAAGGTCCAGACCTTCCCGGGCGGGACGCTTCTCCCCGCGAAGAACATCCTGGACGGCGTCATATCCGGCCTCGCCGACATCGGGAACTTCGCCATGAGCTACCAACCGGGCCGGTTTCCCTTGTCCGAGGCCATCGACCTCCCGCTGGGGTTCACGAGCTCCCGGGTCGCCAGCCTGACGCTTTACGACCTCATGGAGAAATACAAGCCGAAGGAATTCGACCAGGTGAAGATCCTGGCGCTCTTCACCTGCCCCCCGACCAACTTCATGACCCGGACCCCCGTGAAATCGCTCGCCGACCTCAAGGGGATGGAGCTCCGGGTGGCGGGGACCTCCGCGGAGATCGTCAAGCGGCTCGGCGGGATCCCGGTCGCCATGCCGCAGTCCGAGACCCCCGAGGCGATCCAGAAGGGGGTGGTGAAGGGGATCGTCTCCTCCATGGAGATCCTCCAGGACTTCAAGTTCGCGGCCTATACGCCCAACGCCACCGTCGCCAACCTGCCCGTGGTCTCCTTCGCGGTCGTGATGAACAAGCAGAAGTGGGACTCTCTGCCGGCCGACGTGAAAAAGGTCCTGGACGACATGCGGCGGGAACACTCCCTTTGGACCGGGAACTACGTCGACGGCCACGTGGAGGAGGCGCTGGGCTGGTCGAAGAAGAGCTACGGGCTCCAGGTCCACACCCTTCCCGCGAGCGAGGCCGAGACCGTGAAGGGGCTGCTCCGGCCGCTGACCGAAGATTACATCAAGCGGGTTACCGCCCTCGGCCTGCCCGGCGATCAGATCGTCGCCGACGCGCTGGCGCTGAAGAAGAAGCACGAGCTGCAGAAATAG
- a CDS encoding MTH1187 family thiamine-binding protein, with protein sequence MAVVFVTVVPLGTATPSVSRFVAGVERVLRDSGLKHELTAMGTIIEGDLDAILPVLRKMHEQPFGEGAMRVSTSIRIDDRRDKKGTIEGKLQAVREKLES encoded by the coding sequence ATGGCCGTCGTATTCGTCACCGTGGTCCCGCTCGGGACCGCCACGCCGAGCGTTTCCCGCTTTGTGGCCGGGGTGGAGCGGGTGCTCCGCGACAGCGGTCTCAAGCACGAGCTGACCGCGATGGGAACGATCATCGAGGGCGACCTCGACGCGATCCTGCCCGTCCTCAGGAAAATGCACGAGCAGCCCTTCGGCGAAGGGGCCATGCGGGTGTCGACCTCGATCCGGATCGACGACCGGCGCGACAAGAAGGGAACGATCGAGGGGAAACTGCAGGCCGTCAGGGAAAAGCTGGAGAGTTAG
- a CDS encoding PQQ-dependent sugar dehydrogenase, which translates to MKTNNGKPAGPFPEKSRKTSHPPGILALPAAVVALSILWSAGCLAKTPAPMGEIRLPPGFSISLYASVPNARSMTLGDGGILYVGTRRGDGSVYAVLPEKSADGTRRVVRIARGLNTPNGVAFRDGALYVAEIRRVLRYDGIGARLDNPPEPVVVNDGFPADKHHGWKFIRFGPDGLLYVPVGAPCNVCDRDDPRFASILRMRPDGKGLEVFARGVRNTVGFDWNPATKELWFTDNGRDWLGDDIPPDELNRASKQGLHFGFPYLHGNTVRDPEHWENRGSREFTLPEWELPAHVASLGMRFYTGEMFPKEYRGQIFIAEHGSWNRSVPQGYRVSLVRLSGGRAVAYETFADGWLRKGEAWGRPVDLEVMPDGSLMVSDDMSGSIYRIAYGGK; encoded by the coding sequence ATGAAAACAAATAACGGCAAGCCGGCAGGACCGTTTCCCGAAAAAAGCCGAAAAACGTCACATCCCCCCGGGATCCTCGCCCTGCCCGCGGCCGTAGTCGCCCTGTCCATCCTCTGGTCCGCCGGATGCCTCGCGAAAACGCCTGCGCCCATGGGGGAGATCCGGCTGCCGCCGGGATTTTCGATCTCCCTGTACGCCTCCGTGCCCAATGCCCGGTCGATGACCCTCGGAGACGGGGGAATCCTCTACGTGGGGACGCGGAGAGGGGATGGATCGGTCTACGCGGTGCTTCCGGAGAAATCGGCGGACGGGACGCGGCGCGTCGTACGGATCGCGCGGGGGCTGAACACTCCCAACGGCGTGGCGTTCCGCGACGGCGCGCTGTACGTCGCGGAGATCCGCCGCGTTCTCCGGTACGACGGGATCGGCGCCCGCCTCGACAATCCGCCGGAACCGGTCGTCGTGAACGACGGGTTTCCGGCCGACAAGCACCACGGATGGAAGTTCATCCGTTTCGGCCCGGACGGGCTGCTGTACGTTCCCGTCGGAGCGCCGTGCAACGTCTGCGACCGGGACGACCCGCGGTTCGCGTCGATCCTGCGGATGCGCCCCGACGGGAAAGGGCTGGAGGTCTTCGCGCGGGGCGTGCGCAACACGGTCGGCTTCGACTGGAATCCCGCCACGAAGGAGCTCTGGTTCACCGACAACGGCCGCGACTGGCTCGGAGACGACATCCCGCCGGACGAACTGAACCGCGCATCGAAGCAGGGGCTCCATTTCGGCTTCCCCTACCTGCACGGGAATACGGTGCGCGATCCGGAACACTGGGAAAACCGGGGGAGCAGGGAATTCACCCTCCCGGAATGGGAGCTTCCCGCCCACGTCGCCTCGCTCGGGATGCGGTTCTACACCGGAGAGATGTTTCCGAAGGAATACCGGGGGCAGATCTTCATCGCGGAGCACGGCTCCTGGAACCGTTCGGTCCCTCAGGGGTACAGGGTCTCCCTGGTCCGCCTCTCGGGGGGCAGGGCGGTCGCGTACGAAACGTTCGCCGACGGGTGGCTCCGGAAAGGGGAGGCGTGGGGGCGCCCCGTCGACCTCGAAGTGATGCCCGACGGCTCCCTCATGGTATCGGACGACATGTCCGGATCGATCTACCGGATCGCATACGGGGGAAAATGA
- a CDS encoding TRAP transporter small permease, with amino-acid sequence MGLERLTELLRRGLMYLAGAALLGVTLLATANVVLRIFRVPVGGAYEVVSFLGALVTAGALGYTQKRRHHIVVDILSDRYPPALKRVVDRVSQAAMLLLFAVVSWQTAAYGVRLIRVGELSETLKFPFHPFVFLVALGFAVLALTIFLDLVESFWAEEEKR; translated from the coding sequence ATGGGACTGGAAAGGCTGACGGAGCTGCTCCGGCGGGGGCTGATGTACCTCGCCGGAGCAGCGCTGCTGGGGGTCACGCTGCTGGCGACGGCCAACGTCGTCCTGCGGATCTTCCGGGTCCCCGTGGGCGGCGCCTACGAGGTCGTCTCCTTCCTCGGGGCGCTCGTCACGGCCGGCGCGCTCGGCTACACCCAGAAGCGCAGGCACCACATCGTGGTGGACATCCTCTCGGACCGGTATCCTCCCGCGCTCAAGCGCGTCGTCGACCGGGTAAGCCAAGCCGCCATGCTCCTCCTGTTCGCCGTCGTCTCCTGGCAGACGGCGGCCTACGGGGTGCGGCTGATCCGGGTGGGGGAGCTCTCGGAGACGCTGAAGTTCCCGTTCCACCCCTTCGTGTTCCTCGTCGCCCTGGGTTTCGCCGTCCTCGCGCTGACGATCTTCCTCGATCTCGTGGAGTCCTTCTGGGCAGAGGAGGAGAAGCGTTGA
- a CDS encoding MmgE/PrpD family protein, whose translation MSPRGGADSARLLHGRTRLQELSTFVHRAEWDGISRAARKALKIRVLDSLGCAWGAMEAGPIRKIRRHVAEFGGKPLCTLIGGGRTSPDRAAFYNSALIRYLDFNDSYLAKGETCHPSDNLGAVLAAAEYAGICGRELLASLAAAYQVQCRLSDVAPLRARGFDHVTQGVIAAAAGAGRALSLDEEQLANALAIAATANNAVRATRTGELSHWKGLAAPNAAFNGLRAAFLAKEGITGPAGAFEGPKGWMQVVSGPFEIDWEGEGLERVSRTVLKKYNAEIHSQSAIEGLLGMMEAERFTGRQIARIRVEIFDVAFLIIGGGAEGDKTVVRTKEEADHSLPYILAVAALDGEVTPAQYAPERILRDDVQELLRKVEVVPDPVFSARFPEEHACRLTVALRDGRILTREKTDYEGFHTRPMSMDGAAGKFRRVADGSLDPARMESVIQAVSGMENLTARELAGFLV comes from the coding sequence ATGAGCCCCCGGGGCGGGGCCGATTCGGCCCGTCTTCTCCACGGGCGGACGCGGCTCCAGGAACTGTCGACGTTCGTGCACCGGGCGGAATGGGACGGCATCTCCCGCGCCGCCCGGAAGGCGCTCAAGATCAGAGTGCTCGATTCCCTCGGGTGCGCCTGGGGCGCCATGGAGGCCGGACCGATCCGGAAGATCCGGCGGCACGTGGCGGAGTTCGGCGGCAAGCCGCTCTGCACGCTCATCGGGGGCGGCCGGACGTCGCCCGACCGGGCTGCGTTCTACAATTCCGCTCTGATCCGCTACCTCGATTTCAACGACAGCTACCTCGCGAAGGGGGAGACGTGCCACCCCAGCGACAACCTGGGGGCCGTGCTGGCGGCGGCGGAATACGCGGGGATCTGCGGGAGAGAGCTGCTCGCCTCCCTCGCGGCGGCGTACCAGGTGCAGTGCCGCCTGTCGGACGTCGCCCCGCTGCGCGCCCGCGGTTTCGACCACGTCACGCAGGGCGTCATCGCCGCGGCGGCGGGGGCGGGGAGGGCCCTGTCGCTCGACGAGGAACAGCTGGCGAACGCCCTGGCGATCGCGGCGACCGCGAACAACGCGGTGCGCGCCACCCGGACGGGGGAGCTCTCCCACTGGAAGGGGCTGGCCGCCCCCAACGCGGCGTTCAACGGGCTGCGCGCCGCCTTCCTCGCGAAGGAGGGGATCACCGGGCCCGCCGGCGCCTTCGAGGGGCCGAAAGGGTGGATGCAGGTCGTCTCCGGGCCGTTCGAGATCGATTGGGAGGGCGAGGGGCTGGAGCGTGTGAGCCGCACCGTCCTGAAGAAATACAACGCGGAGATCCACTCCCAGTCCGCGATCGAGGGGCTGCTCGGCATGATGGAGGCGGAGCGGTTCACGGGCCGGCAGATCGCGCGGATCCGCGTGGAGATCTTCGACGTCGCCTTCCTGATCATCGGGGGAGGCGCCGAGGGGGACAAGACGGTCGTGCGGACGAAGGAGGAGGCAGACCACAGCCTTCCCTACATCCTGGCCGTGGCCGCGCTGGACGGGGAGGTGACCCCCGCGCAATATGCGCCGGAGCGGATCCTGCGGGACGATGTCCAGGAGCTTCTCCGGAAGGTGGAGGTCGTGCCGGATCCCGTCTTTTCCGCCCGTTTTCCGGAGGAGCATGCCTGCCGCCTGACCGTCGCCCTGAGAGACGGCCGGATCCTCACCCGGGAGAAGACCGACTACGAGGGTTTCCACACCCGGCCGATGTCCATGGACGGGGCCGCCGGGAAGTTCCGCCGGGTCGCGGACGGCTCTCTGGATCCCGCGCGGATGGAGTCCGTCATCCAGGCGGTTTCCGGGATGGAGAACCTCACGGCGAGGGAGCTGGCCGGCTTTCTCGTGTAG
- a CDS encoding DUF523 and DUF1722 domain-containing protein, which translates to METEETSRRDPPGGPIRILISSCLLGEKVRYDGSHKRDPFLTETLGRFVEFVPVCPEVECGFPVPREAMRLKGNPDAPRLVGAGTGTDFTDLMLSYGRKKLRNLEESDLSGYICKKDSPTSGMERVKVFGADGVPAKVGAGLFTKAFMEHFPLIPVEEEGRLQDPILREMFIERMFTLRRFRESLRRGKSRGNLAGFHTDHKMLILAHGRTRYTEMGQLVGRSKDLPPDELYERYQRLLMEALAQRATPARCADVLVHMMGHLRVLLMHEEKQELLEVVDRYRNRMIPLIVPVTLINHYVRKYRVPYLERQVFLHPHPVELMLRNHV; encoded by the coding sequence ATGGAAACCGAAGAGACTTCGCGCAGGGATCCCCCGGGCGGGCCGATCCGGATCCTGATCAGCTCCTGCCTGCTGGGCGAGAAGGTCCGTTACGACGGCAGTCACAAGAGGGATCCCTTCCTCACGGAGACGCTGGGCCGGTTCGTGGAATTCGTCCCCGTGTGCCCTGAAGTGGAGTGCGGCTTCCCGGTCCCGAGGGAGGCCATGCGCCTGAAGGGGAACCCGGACGCCCCCCGGCTTGTCGGGGCGGGGACGGGTACGGATTTCACCGACCTGATGCTGTCCTACGGCCGGAAGAAGCTGCGGAACCTCGAGGAGTCCGACCTGAGCGGCTACATCTGCAAGAAGGACTCGCCGACCTCGGGGATGGAGCGCGTCAAGGTGTTCGGCGCGGACGGAGTCCCGGCCAAGGTGGGCGCGGGGCTGTTCACGAAGGCGTTCATGGAGCATTTCCCGCTGATCCCGGTGGAGGAGGAAGGCCGGCTCCAGGACCCGATCCTCCGGGAGATGTTCATCGAGCGCATGTTCACCCTGCGCCGGTTCCGCGAGTCGCTTCGCAGGGGAAAGTCCCGGGGGAACCTCGCGGGGTTCCACACCGACCACAAGATGCTGATCCTCGCCCACGGGAGGACGCGGTACACCGAGATGGGGCAACTCGTGGGCCGCTCGAAGGATCTCCCTCCGGACGAGCTCTACGAACGCTACCAGCGGCTCCTGATGGAGGCGCTGGCGCAGCGCGCCACCCCCGCCAGGTGCGCCGACGTGCTCGTCCACATGATGGGGCATCTCCGGGTGCTCCTGATGCACGAAGAGAAGCAGGAGCTGCTCGAGGTGGTCGATCGGTACAGGAACCGCATGATCCCGCTGATCGTCCCCGTCACGCTGATCAACCATTACGTCCGCAAGTACAGGGTCCCCTACCTGGAGCGGCAGGTTTTCCTCCATCCCCACCCCGTCGAGCTGATGCTGCGCAACCACGTGTGA
- a CDS encoding ester cyclase: protein MSEKLPVDIAKAFVEAYAKKDWAGLWALSDWRIVLDEIPTRRKTHGIKRFMTIMQEWGASFPDSKIEIKDMSDYGKTASFILKWTGTHEGPIDTPGGTIFPTGKKIDVPVTMTVDVGEEGTVESVTHLFDMALMEKQIELRPEERVA from the coding sequence ATGTCGGAGAAGTTGCCGGTCGACATCGCGAAGGCGTTCGTTGAAGCGTACGCGAAGAAGGACTGGGCCGGGTTGTGGGCCCTGTCCGACTGGAGGATCGTCCTGGACGAGATTCCCACGCGCAGGAAAACGCACGGCATCAAGAGGTTCATGACCATCATGCAGGAATGGGGAGCCTCTTTCCCCGATTCGAAGATAGAGATCAAGGACATGTCGGACTACGGCAAGACCGCGAGCTTCATCTTGAAGTGGACCGGGACCCACGAAGGTCCGATCGACACGCCGGGGGGGACGATCTTCCCGACCGGGAAGAAGATCGACGTCCCCGTGACCATGACGGTCGATGTCGGGGAGGAGGGAACGGTGGAATCGGTCACCCACCTCTTCGACATGGCGCTTATGGAGAAGCAGATCGAGCTCAGGCCGGAGGAAAGGGTCGCCTGA
- a CDS encoding FecR domain-containing protein produces MRRFLLATVLLAALPIVSWGASPPREDTIGIVRVSKGEASIIRGEKSFPAAVGSRIEMGDILRTGADGSVGVILRDNSSLSLGPRSDMVIGKFLFSPADGRMALFARLARGTMAYMSGLIGKLSPESVRFETPTATIGIRGTCFVVKAGDPVPN; encoded by the coding sequence ATGAGACGATTCCTGTTGGCTACGGTCCTGCTGGCGGCGCTGCCGATCGTCTCGTGGGGCGCGTCCCCGCCACGGGAAGACACGATCGGGATCGTCCGGGTATCGAAGGGCGAGGCGAGCATCATCCGCGGAGAGAAAAGCTTTCCCGCCGCCGTGGGCTCCAGGATCGAAATGGGGGACATCTTGAGGACGGGAGCCGACGGCTCGGTGGGAGTCATCCTGCGCGACAACTCGAGTCTCTCCCTCGGGCCTCGAAGCGACATGGTCATCGGTAAGTTCCTCTTCTCGCCCGCCGACGGCAGGATGGCCCTTTTCGCCCGTCTCGCCCGGGGCACCATGGCCTACATGTCCGGGCTGATCGGAAAGCTTTCTCCGGAATCGGTCCGGTTCGAAACCCCCACGGCCACCATCGGCATCCGGGGGACCTGCTTCGTCGTGAAGGCGGGGGATCCCGTCCCGAACTGA
- a CDS encoding phosphosulfolactate synthase, which translates to MENESGRGFGSLYINEREGKPRKRGVTEIRGPYYTPLGKRALQDILETMGEYVDIFKFSGGSFVLMPEKSVRDLIDLCHGDDVLVSTGGFIEHVLTMGPDVVDRYLEECRRVGFDIVEVSSGFISIPDDDLVRLVEKVRGLGMLPKPEVGIQFGAGGASPAAELEAEGVADPDRAIRQAKRYLDAGAHLVMIESEGITENVKAWRTGVPARFIRELGLENVMFEAADPDVFSWYVKSYGPEVNLFVDHSQIVQLECLRSGIWGTAGTWGRVVTYKVPARGRAAPAAGVRQLKVAAKVRGKAA; encoded by the coding sequence ATGGAAAACGAAAGCGGGAGAGGATTCGGCTCCCTTTACATAAACGAAAGGGAAGGCAAGCCGCGGAAAAGGGGAGTGACGGAGATCCGGGGTCCGTATTACACGCCCCTCGGGAAGCGGGCGCTCCAGGACATCCTGGAAACGATGGGCGAGTACGTGGACATCTTCAAGTTCAGCGGCGGCTCTTTCGTCCTCATGCCGGAGAAGTCGGTCCGCGACCTGATCGATCTCTGCCACGGGGACGACGTCCTCGTGTCCACGGGCGGGTTCATCGAGCACGTGCTGACGATGGGGCCGGATGTCGTGGACCGGTACCTCGAGGAGTGCCGGCGGGTGGGATTTGACATCGTGGAGGTATCTTCGGGGTTCATCTCGATCCCCGACGACGACCTCGTCCGCCTCGTTGAGAAGGTCCGCGGGCTCGGGATGCTGCCGAAGCCCGAGGTCGGGATCCAGTTCGGGGCCGGCGGCGCAAGCCCCGCCGCGGAGCTGGAAGCCGAGGGGGTGGCGGACCCGGACCGGGCGATCCGCCAGGCGAAGCGGTACCTGGACGCGGGGGCCCACCTGGTGATGATCGAGTCGGAGGGGATCACCGAAAACGTCAAGGCATGGCGCACCGGCGTCCCGGCCCGGTTCATCCGGGAGCTCGGGCTGGAAAACGTGATGTTCGAGGCGGCCGACCCGGACGTGTTTTCCTGGTACGTGAAGTCGTACGGCCCGGAGGTGAACCTGTTCGTGGACCACTCCCAGATCGTGCAGCTCGAATGCCTGCGCTCCGGTATCTGGGGAACCGCGGGAACGTGGGGCCGCGTGGTCACCTATAAAGTGCCCGCGAGAGGGCGCGCGGCGCCCGCGGCGGGCGTGCGGCAGCTGAAGGTCGCGGCGAAGGTCCGGGGGAAGGCGGCATGA
- a CDS encoding Crp/Fnr family transcriptional regulator: MGLSVITANDLFLGMEKAELDRILPLFTERKYPKGRVIFERGDSGDALFIVKDGMVKLVSHSGRGTETILHMLPPGAIFGELLFSEDRRTFTALAGKDSEVAALPRRALERLLATVPAFSMNFIRILSRRLAKVEQEYASFGHTWSYHRLARILLRLAGEHGVKAPGGTEIAVRLTHEELANLIGTTRETVTTQLGRFRRMGMARRDGKYLRVNVGRLARFIRGQETPGARGSAAARRKPSRRG, encoded by the coding sequence ATGGGGCTTTCCGTCATCACGGCGAACGACCTGTTCCTCGGGATGGAGAAGGCGGAGCTGGACAGGATCCTCCCCCTGTTCACGGAACGGAAATATCCGAAGGGCCGCGTGATCTTCGAGCGGGGAGATTCCGGCGACGCGCTCTTCATCGTGAAGGATGGGATGGTCAAGCTGGTCTCCCATTCCGGGCGCGGAACGGAGACGATCCTTCACATGCTCCCGCCCGGCGCGATCTTCGGGGAGCTCCTGTTCTCCGAGGACCGGCGGACGTTCACGGCCCTCGCCGGGAAGGACTCCGAGGTCGCCGCCCTTCCCAGGCGCGCGCTCGAGCGACTGCTGGCGACGGTCCCCGCGTTCTCCATGAATTTCATCCGCATCCTTTCCAGGCGCCTCGCGAAGGTCGAGCAGGAGTACGCGAGTTTCGGCCACACCTGGTCCTATCACCGCCTGGCCAGGATCCTCCTGCGGCTCGCCGGGGAGCACGGCGTGAAGGCCCCGGGAGGCACGGAGATCGCGGTCCGCCTGACCCACGAAGAGCTTGCGAACCTGATCGGCACCACGCGGGAAACCGTGACGACGCAGCTCGGCAGGTTCCGCAGGATGGGGATGGCCCGCCGCGACGGGAAGTACCTTCGGGTGAACGTGGGCCGCCTCGCCCGGTTCATCCGCGGGCAGGAGACGCCCGGCGCCCGCGGGAGCGCCGCCGCGCGGCGGAAGCCGTCCCGGCGGGGGTAG